CTGGGGGCGGCTTTGGGGGCAAACCCTCTGACATTTTCGGGTCTGGCCGGACTGGGTGACCTGATTGCCACCTGTTCCAGCAACCTGTCACGCAACCATTTTGTGGGGGTGGAATTAACCAAAGGCCGCAGCCTGAATGACATTATGTACAGCATGAGCAATGTAGCCGAAGGTGTTTCCACTACCGCAGTAGCCTATGAGCTGGCCCGCTCTATGGATTTGGAAATGCCGGTAACCGAAAACATTTACAACGTGCTTTATAATAACGCAGACCCGAAGGAAGCCGCCAGAAAACTGATGGCTGCCCAGGCTGCCCATGAACTGGCCGGACGCAAGTGGGATTTGTTTAAAATGTTCCGCAGGCGCAGAACCCGCAAAACACCTGAACTTAATCCGGATTAGAAAACTTAAAGACCGGCTACTTTTTATCCTCGGCGAAAGACTTCTCCAGCTCCTCAAAGAGCTGTTTCTGTTTACGGCTGAGCTTCTCAGGAGTAACAACGTTCAGGTGCACCATTTCGTCACCGCTGCCAAAGCGGTTCAGATGGGGAATACCCTTGCCCTTCAGCACAAAGTACTTGCCGTTCTGACTGCCTGACGGAATTTTCAGCTTGTGAGAGGTGCTAAGCCCCGGCACATTTACTTCAGTGCCCAAAGCCGCCTGGGCAAAATTTATCTCAAGTTCATAAATAACATCATCACCGTCACGTTTGAAATCCGCATGTGAGGCAATGCTTACGTTTATATACACATCACCGGCGGAAGCGCCCTTATCACCTACACCGCCGTAGCCGTTAAGGCGTATCTGGTTGCCGTCTGCCACCCCGGCAGGTATCTTTACCTGAACAGTCCGCTTGACATATTCTTTACCGGTACCCCGGCACTTGGCACAGGGTTCGCCGATGATAGTCCCCTCACCCCGGCATTTGGGACAGGGGGTTACGCTGGTAAAACGCCCGAAAACACTCTTTTGCACCTGATAAACCTGCCCGGTACCGTTACAGTTGGTACATTTTACAAGTGAAGTGCCGGCTTTAGCTCCCGTACCGCTGCACTCAGAGCAGTATTCAAGCCTTTCGGTGGTAATTTCTTTTTCAACCCCGGTTGCGGCTTCTTCAAGAGTTATCCGTATATCATAAGACATATCCGGCCCGCGGCGGGGGCCGCGCTTGGCACTCTGGGTAGCACCGCCAAAAAATGTCTCAAAAATACTGCCCAAACCGCCGAAATCAAAGTTTTCAAAGCCGCCCTGACCAAAGGCATCTGATCCGGCGCTGAAACCAAACCGGTCATAGGCCGCCCTTTTTTCGGGATTGGAAAGGACTTCGTAGGCTTCGTTTATTTCTTTGAATTTTTCGGCAGCGCCATCCTCGTGGTTACGGTCAGGATGATGCTTCATAGCCATCTTGCGGAAGGCCTTTTTTATATCTTCGTCAGAAGCGCTGCGTTCAATACCCAGTACTTCGTAATAATCTCTTTTATTTGCCATAGTTTATCATTATAACCTAAAACTTTATTTTATAGAAATAAGACAGTTCAAATGAAATATGTTTTTGCTTACCAAATATCTGCTGGGAAAAGGGTGGGAGGGGGCATTACACCCCCTCCCAAAGGCCGCAGAATCAAATTCCCGGCCTTTATTTAAACTTCGCGGAATTCTCCCTCTACCGTGCCTTCGTCGTCATTCTTTTTGCCTTCTGCCGAAGGTTCTTCCTGAGCGGGAGCGCCCTGCTCCTGCTGCTGGCCGTAAACGGCACTGCCTACGCTTTGAAGAGCGGTGGAAAGTTCCTGAGTAGTTGTCTTGATAGCGTCCACATCAGTACCCTGAAGGGCAGTGCGGACGGCCGCTATCTTACTTTCCAGTTCGGTATTCAGTTCGGCCGGTATCTTGTCCTTATTGTCACGCAGGGTCTTTTCGGCATTGTAAGCCAGATTATCCGCCACATTCCGGGCTTCTATCTCTTCCTTGCGT
This sequence is a window from Dehalococcoides mccartyi 195. Protein-coding genes within it:
- the dnaJ gene encoding molecular chaperone DnaJ, whose amino-acid sequence is MANKRDYYEVLGIERSASDEDIKKAFRKMAMKHHPDRNHEDGAAEKFKEINEAYEVLSNPEKRAAYDRFGFSAGSDAFGQGGFENFDFGGLGSIFETFFGGATQSAKRGPRRGPDMSYDIRITLEEAATGVEKEITTERLEYCSECSGTGAKAGTSLVKCTNCNGTGQVYQVQKSVFGRFTSVTPCPKCRGEGTIIGEPCAKCRGTGKEYVKRTVQVKIPAGVADGNQIRLNGYGGVGDKGASAGDVYINVSIASHADFKRDGDDVIYELEINFAQAALGTEVNVPGLSTSHKLKIPSGSQNGKYFVLKGKGIPHLNRFGSGDEMVHLNVVTPEKLSRKQKQLFEELEKSFAEDKK